From the genome of Methanofollis sp. UBA420:
CAGCGGGCTTGGAACCGCAATCCTGCGGATCGGATCCAGAGGATCGTCCCAATCAATCAAAGAGAGATAATAATCGTTCGAGCGGAAAGCGAACTTTTCTTCCACCTTCCTGAGGGCGGCCTTCTCATCCGTGCTCAGCGCGTCGATCTGGTCAACTCGTGTCAGGTATTGTGGTTTCATGATGTTCACCTCTATCAGTCCCGGTCAGATCCAGAAAGGAGTTCAATGCAGAACCGGGCATCACGCGGCGTCAAAAAATATCGGCACAAGGACATCTCTGCCGCGTACTGAGTGAGCACTGATCCTATGGCCCCACCATATAAAAAAGTATAGATCCCGGGAAAACCGTAAGAAATAATATTTTTATTGCTTCTTTTTGCGTTTGCCCATAGAGAAGATGTCGACAAAGTACTTCCCTTCCTTGCCGAATCCAACGACCATCTCCTCATCCCGGGCCAGTTTCTCGATATTCAGTTCATAGGTACCGGGCTCGAGGACACGGATCGCCTCGACCTGATCATACCTGTCTATACGGTCCCGGACCTCCTCTGTCTTGCGGGGCGGGGAAGGTGTCTCGGGAACCTCAATCTCCTCTGTATCGGTCTCCGAGGCGAGCTCTTCGATCGTCTTCCCCTCAAGCACGTCGTCGTGCCTCTTCGATTCTCCAATATAGAGGAACTTCTTCCCGCCGCAACTCGGGCAGCCCCTCAGGATCTCGGTTGAGCCGTCTTCAAACTCCCTTCCGCATTTGGTACACTTATGGGGCATTCCACCTCACCGTGACGAAACCCAGGCGCGGATCAGGTTCTCATCCTTCTTGATCGTCTTGAGCTGGTTCGCCGGCCCGATCACCGTGAGCCTGGACTCAGACTTCTTGCCGACAAGTTTGGAGAAGAAACCGCCGAAACCCTCTCCTCCCCCCTTCACCGGATAGGTTTCAAGTTCGATCCCGGAGAATCCATCGGGCCTGATCTCCATCATCGTCACCTCGATGAGTTTACTCTGCTCGTCCGGAGCAAGCCCCTTCTCCAGGACGACGATGTTTCCGTCCCGTACGTCGTCAAGGATCAGCCGGACCTTCTCCATCATGGTCAGCCGATCCATCCTTTCAGCCGAGAGGAAATCGATCTGAACTCCCTGAATCATCCTGATCACCTGAACGTCTCAGCCATCTTTTCATAGAGCATCTCGATATTGTCTCCTTCCATGCCGGAGATCGGAACGACCGGGTGCTGTGGGAAGGCACTCCTGATCCGCTGGGGCGCGGCGTCGGGGAGGTCGATCTTGTTGGCGACAATGACAACCGGGAGTTTCCGGCTCTCGATGATCCCGATCATCATGATGTTCACCTGCATAAAGGGATCCTGCGTCGAGTCCAGCATGTAGATGACACCGTCGATGTCGTCCCGAAGCCAGTGCATCGCTTCGGCAACACCTTCCGTCGCCTCTCTTGCCCGTATGACCGCTTCGTCCTTCTCAAGACCGTACTCGAGGAACTCGTTGTAGTCGATCTTCGTGGTGACGCCAGGGGTATCGACGATGTCGATCATGATCGAATTGCCGTTCGAACCGGAGATCGTGATGTTCTCCTTCCGCCGGGCCCGCCGGGTCTCGTGGGGGATCTCGCTCACCGGACCGATCGCATCACCAGTCCAGTCGCGTACAATCCTGTTGGCAAGGGTGGTCTTGCCAGCATTGGGAGGGCCGTAAATTCCAATCTTCGACTTCTTTTTGCGGAAGAAGGCATGGAATAAATTAGATACCGTCAGCTTTGCGCGAATAAGAAAATTCATGCTTCATCCCCTATTCAAGACTTTTCAGTTGCTCATTAGATGATTATCCACCCCGGTATAAATATCCCCCTATATTGGGTGAATATCACCCGGGCGAATATATGTTCGAATTTGAAAATACTCGCCAGTATTCTTTTATAGGGGAATCTCCTAGGTAGTGGTATCTGGAATCATCCAGAAAACAGCGACCCTACGGGGTGAACTCATGGCTAACGCACGAGACACCATATACGTCGAAACACGGGTTCCGCTGAAGGAAGTAATGAGAGGCAGCCCCACCACCATTGAGGCCGAGGCCACGGTCGCAAAGGCCGCAGCTCGCATGTGCCGGAGCGAGGTGGGAAGTTGCATCGTTCTTTCAGGGAACGTCCCTATCGGGATCGTCACCGAACAGGACATGAACTGCAAAGTCGTCGCCAGGGACCTCAAGCCAAGTTCCATCTATGTCAGGGAGATCATGAGCACGCCGCTCATCACCATCGATTCTGAGAGAACCGTGGGGGAAGCTGCACAGATGATGATACGGCACCGGGTCAGACGACTCCCGGTCGTCGAGAACGGCAAAGTCACCGGCATCGTCACGGTCAGGGACCTCCTATCCGTCGCCAACGAGCTCAACGAGATTATGTCAGACCTGATCGTCATCAACCGGGAGGAAAATTATTCCATGGGCGTTTGCGACCGTTGTGGCAAGATGAGCGACAGCCTGGTCACCATGGACGCGATGATGCTGTGCAATGATTGTAGGGAGGAGGAGCGCTTGAGATGAAGGTGGCAGACGACGTGAGAGTCAGGATCCCGGTGCTTACCACGGCGGATCCGATGACCAGGGCACGCCAGATCCTGCGGGACGACACATTCCGCGAGATCGCGATCACCGATACGAAGGGGCGTTATGTCGGGTATATCAATATCACCGATGCCCTGAAAGTCACCACCACCAAGTCGGACGTCCAGATCGAGGGTTTTGTCCGGGACGGTGCGGTGGTGAAACCCGATGATTCGCTGATTGTCGTTGCACGGGCAATCAGGGAGAAAAAATCCGACTCGGCCGTGATCACGAACAACGATGGGCAGGTCCTCGGGGCGGTCTTGCTCTCGGAGATCTTCCCGATCCTCTGTACACGGGAAGAACTCCGCGGCACCGTCGCCGATCACATGCACCGGAGCCCCGGAGTCTGCGAGGCCGACGACCCGGTCAGCAGGGTCTATGCAAAGATGATCGAAGAAGGGATCGCCGCCTTCCCGGTAATGAAGAGCCGGCACCTCATCGGCATCATCTCAAGGAGAGATATCTTAAATAGCGGCAGGGTGAGAAAGACGCTGGAGAGCGGCGGAAAGGTGCCGGTCGAAAGCGTGATGGTCACACCCGTGATTGCCATCGGGCCTGACGAGAGTCTCAGGTCGGCGGCAGAACGGATGGTGGAACATGATCTCTCCCAGATGCCGGTCCTCGACGGTGATGTTCTTGTGGGCATGATCGACCGGCATGGCGTGCTGAATGGTCTCTCTGCAAGGGAATGATGCTATGCATAAGAATAATCAGACGATGAAACAGGGCGACAGACTGCTGAAAATGCCCGGCAAACTCGACCGCGGCCCGATCGAGTTCAAGTCGCGGATCGCCGGGAGCGAGGGCGAGGTGATGGGGATTGCAACCCGCGGCGTCATCTCGGTCCCCCAGACGATGACCATCATCGGTGCTGTGGAGACGATGACGGCCTATGGTTTCCGCCGTCTTCCAATCACCGATGCAGGCACGCACCGTCTTCGCGGCATCATGACCGCACGGGACATCATCGACTTCCTCGGCGGCGGCGACCGCTTCAACCTTGTACGGGTCAAGCACGGCGGCAACCTCCTCTCGGCGATCAATGAGAGTGTGCGGGAGGTCATGACACAGCGGGTGACGACAATGCCGCATACCGCCACGATCGCCGGGGCCGCCGAGATCATCGTCACGAAGAAGATCGGCGGCCTCCCGATCGTGGACGAGGAGGAGGCCCTCGCCGGGATCGTCACCGAGAGAGACGTGATGAAGGCCCTCGCCACCGAGGACACGGACGTGACCGTAGAGGAAGTCATGAGCACGGGCCTCAGGGTGACCGGCCCTGACACTCCCATCGGGTCGGTCACGAGAGAGATGATCACCCACGGTTTCAGGCGCCTGCCCCTGGTCTCGGACGACGTGCTCTTCGGGATCATCTCGGCGTCCGACATCATGAAGTACCTCGGGTCAGGGGAGATCTTTACCCGCCTCTCGACCGGCGACGTGGCCGAGGTGATGGGTCTGCCTGTGCGCACCCTCACCGGGGCGGAGTTGTATACCACGACCCCGAACACGAACATCAATGATGCAGCGCTGAAGATGCTGCAGAAGGGGGTCGGCGCCCTCCCTGTCATCGAGGAAGGGAAATTGATCGGCCTGATAACCGAGTTCGACCTTGTGAAAGCATTTTATGAGGAGTGAAAGGAGATGAAGGCAGAGGATGTGATGTCGTCCCCGGTCAGGGTAGTTTCGCCCGAGGATACCGTCGCCTATGCGAGAAACCAGATGATCAAACACAAGATCTCCCGCGTGCTGGTGATGGACGGCGGGAAACTCGCCGGGATCTTCACGAAAAAGGACATCGTCTACCGCCTCAGGCAGACCGAACCGATCTGGCGGAGACGGCCGATTGACCGCATCCCTGTATCTGTCCTGATGACGACAGAGCCCGTAGCCGTCGGCCCGGACACACCCATGCGAGAGATCGCCGCCCTCATGCTCGACCGGTCCATCAGCGGCATCCCGGTCGTAAACGACGGGGAGGTGATCGGCATCGTCACCAAGTCGGACATCCTCAGGTCGGCAGCGGCACGCTCGCTCACGACACCGCTCTCCGACCTTATGGAGAACCCGGTGACGGTGAGCCGGTACCACTCCCTCGACCATATCATCGACCTCCTCTCCGAGAGGGACGAAAAACTCATCGCCGTGAACAATGACGGGACTCTTGCCGGGATCATTACCGAAACGAACCTTGCGTTCTTCATTTACCGGAACGAGTCAGGCGGCATCCCGGAAAGAGATATAACGATGCTGAGAAAAGAAGCATCTGGTGGAAGAAAGGCATACAGGTATGTCCAGGAGGCCTCTGCGGTCGCCGAGGACGTGATGACACACCCCGTTCTGACCGCACCCCCTGAGACAAGCGCCGCGGACGCGGTGCAGATGATGATCGACCGCCGCATCAACAGCGTGGTCATTGTTCGAGGATCAGAGGTCCTCGGGATCGTGAAAAGGGACAATATATTACAGGAAGTGGCAAAATGAGCGAAGAGCTGTACATCCACATCAAGGACATTATGGCAAAGCCGGTAACAATCGCGAAATCAGCGCCCATCACTGACGCCCTTGACAAGATGCTTGACGAGAACATCGACCCCCTGATCGTTACCGACAACGGGACCGTCGTCGGCACTATCTCCCGGCAGGCAATCGCCGAGACGATCGGCAAGAAGAGGAATGCCACCATCCCCCCGACAAAGATCCATGTCGCAAACACCGTGGAGGGAGAGTTTACCGCGGCATACCCCGACCAAGGGATCGAGATCCTGCCCACCCTCCTGCAGCACGCAAAGATCGTCGTGGTCTTCGACGAAGACCACAAACTCATCGGCCAGGTCAGTTACGGAGACCTGCTGAAGGTGGTGCAGCCCTCGAAACAGGTGAAGGAGATCCTGGAGCCGGCCTCCACCATCAATGTCGAGGAGCGGGTCGTCCACCTCCGCCGCCGGATGATGGACGAGGATATTGCCAGATTCCTCGTCACCGACGAGAATGGAGCGCCGATCGGGATCGTCACCGAGACCGACGTCGCCCGCGCGATGGTCGCCTTCAGGGAGGTCGTGGAGGGGAAGTATCAGGACCACCGGATCCGGAACCTGCTTGTCCGTGATATCATGTCCGCACCCCTCATCTCAGTGAACGCCAGCATGCCGGTCGGCGAGGTGATCGACACGATGCTCACCAAAAAGATCAGTTCCCTGCCCATCACCGATGGGAATGGCCACATTGCAGGCATCGTGACCCGCACATCCCTGATCCAGGCACTCTGAATCTCATTTCCACTTTTTTTGGCTCTGTTGAAATCCCCATATCGAGAGTGATGTCTCTCTCGACTGCGTGGAGAGATGCGCGGACTCCTTGCCTTCCTCGCAGAGATACCAGAGGCTTTCTCGAAGGTCTTCGAGCTGTCCCCCGGCGGAGAACGGGGGAGGGGATCACTGCCTTCCCCGCAATCGAGACCGGGGGCAATCGCCGAAAATCAAATCCAGGAAGCAGGGTTCGAACCGGACATGCGGCACGCAAAAGATCGTCTCAGGGATGCCGACGGCAACCGGTCGCCAACCACGACCCTCCACAGGAGAATCTTATAGAGAGGGCCGGACACAGCGCGCAGGGGTGGACTGTGAGGGACGTCAAAGGGGAGCGGAACAGAGATGCACCAGCCCAAGATTGGGTCGGGAAGGAGAGATGAAGATCATGATGATCTACCTTAATGCAGGGGACGACCGAAGGGAGTCGAGAATATTCCTGCCATCCCCCACACCCTGATCCCTCCATCTCCAGATCATGAATACACCTCTCTTTCCTCCATCTAACCCAAACCAATGGATTAATCTGATAGAATTCCGATTATAACTCAGGAGAACAGCCATGGACATGAACCCACGCCGTTCCGTCTGTCCAACGACAGATGTACCATCACTTGTTGCCGCAATGAGCGAATCCGGTTTTCAGGGAAGAAAACTCGGCGAGTCAGTCAAAATCTGGTCAGAGATGATCCAGGACCCAGACTGTACCATCCTTCTCGGCCTCTCAGGCGCCATGGTGCCTGCCGGCATGCAGGAATGCCTCATCGAACTGGTCAGGCACAGGTACGTCGACGCCATCGTCTCGACAGGGGCCAACATCTTCCATGACATCGCCGAACACCTCGGCATCAACCACTATCTCGGCCACCACCATGTCGATGACGAGTCCCTGTACAGGCAGGGGATCGACCGTATCTACGACGTCTTCGCCTATGAAGATGAGTTTCGGAGCGTCGACCGGCGCGTCGCGAAGTTTGCCGCGGAACTCGCCCCCTACCATGCCTCCTCCGCCGACTTCCTCAACCGTCTCGGCCATCACATAACAGAAGTCGCCCCGGCCGGGCGCTCGATCCTCGCCACCTGCACACAGATGGGGGTGCCGGTCTTCGTCCCGGCCCTCGGCGACTCCTCCCTCGGCATCGCCCTCACCGTCGCCAGGCGAGAGGGGGTGGATATCGCCATCGACCAGATCGCCGACGCCGACGAACTCACCCGGATCGTCGAGATGTCAAAAAAGACCGGGGTCGTCTATATCGGCGGCGGCGTCCCGAAAAATTTCATCCAGCAGACGCAGGTGATCGCCTCCATGCACGACCGCGACCTCGGCGGCCACGCCTACGCCGTCCAGTACACCACCGACGCCCCGCACTGGGGCGGACTCTCCGGGTGCACCTTCGAGGAGGCAATCTCCTGGGGAAAAGAGTCAGTCGAGACAAAGAGAGTCCAGTGTTTCTGCGACGCCACCATTGCAATCCCGATCGCCGTTTCCGCCCTTATCGGCAGCGGCCTTGTGCGGCCATACGCCCGGGGGGACTGACCACAACCCTTATTACTCTCTCAACCTAATATAACTGAACATCATTCATGGAGCAGCGCCATGCGTTGCGAGTATCCACGGATGCGACATTGACAAGTTGAGGTAGCCAAGCCTGGTATGGCGCAGGTTTGCTAAACCTGTGTCCCCCTGGGACTCGAGGGTTCAAATCCCTCCCTCAGCGCTTTGACCACATCTAATTGAGGCGATTGGATGGATCAGGAAGAAGAAATAAAGTACTTCGTCAGGATCAGAGACACTGATCTCGACGGCACAAAAATGGCCCTCATCGCACTCACCGGCATCAAGGGAGTCGGGAGGCATGCCGCGACCTATATTGTCAACAAGGCACAGGTCGACTCGCACGCCCTTCTCGGCAAGATGTCGGACGAGGACGTTGAGAGGCTCCGTACAGCAGTCGACGAATTCTCGGAAAGCGTCCCCTCGTGGATGCTGAACCGGCCCATCGACGTTCTTTCGGGCAAGCCCCGGCACCTCCTTGCAAGCGAGGTCGACCTGACGCTTGAGGAAGACATCAACACGATGCGCAAGATCCGCAGTTACAGCGGCATCCGCCACGAGACCGGCCAGAAGGTCAGGGGCCAGCGCACCAAGTCCACCGGCAGAACCGGCACGACCGTCGGCGTAAAGAGAAAGAAGGACTGAGTGAGGAGGCACGATCATGGGATATCCAGGAAAGAACCACAAGCAGTACTCCACACCAAAGCGCCGCTTCGAGAAGACGCGCCTTGAAGAGGAGGCAAAGATCGTCATTGAATTTGGTCTCCGGAACAAGCGTGAACTCTGGAAGGCCGAGAGCGCCCTCCGGAAGTACCGCAAGGCCACCCGTGAGATTCTTGCCCTTCGTTCCGCCGGTACCGACCTGAAGCAGGCCGAGACCAAGAAGGCGCAGCTCCTCAACCACCTCGAACGCTACGGCCTTCTGTCAGGCGAAAGCGACATCGAGGACATCCTCGCGCTGAAAAGCGAGCAGGCACTCGAACGCCGTCTCCAGACCCTCGTGTACAGAAAGGGCCTCGCCCGCTCACCAAAGCAGGCCAGACAGCTCATCACCCACGGCCACATCATCGTGAGCGGCCACCGGGTCACCATCCCCGGCTACCTCGTCCCGAGGAGCGAAGAGGCGTCCATCGGATACTACGCCCACTCACCACTCGCCGCCGAGTCGCACGCTGAACGCAGCAGGATCACCGGGAGGTAAACATGGCAGCCGATAAGGAAAAGTGGGGCATTGCACACATCTTTGCCTCGTTCAACAACACCATCATCACCGTCACCGACCTCTCCGGGGCCGAGACGATCACCAAGAGCAGCGGCGGCATGGTTGTCAAGCAGGACCGCAATGAAAGTTCGCCCTATGCTGCGATGCAGATGGCAATGAACATCGCCAACTCCGTCAGGGAAAAGGGCCTCATCGGCCTTCACGTAAAGGTCCGCGCACCCGGTCAGGGGAAGCAGCGCAGCCCCGGCCCCGGTGCCCAGGCGGCCATCCGCGCCCTTGCCCGTGCCGGCATCCGCATCGGTAAGATCGAGGACGTCACCCCGGTCCCGCACGACTCAATTCGCCAGAAAGGCGGGAGACGCGGAAGGAGAGTCTGATGCAGATCGAATTTGCCAGAATTGATGATGACGCCGCCAGGTTCGTCCTCAGCGGCGCCACCCCAGCGTTCGCGAATGCACTGCGCCGCACCATGATCGGCGAGGTACCCACGCTCGCCATCGAAGACGTAAAGATCTATGATAACTCTAGCGTGCTCTTCGATGAGATTCTGGCACACAGGCTCGGACTAATCCCAATAAAGACCGATCTTTCAAGATTTGTCAAGCAAGAGGACTGCTCGTGCGAGGGTGCCGGGTGCCCGCTCTGCTCGGTGACCTTCACCATGAGTGTCGAAGGCCCGGGGATGGTATATTCCAGCGACCTCATCCCGGACGACCCCGAAACCCGACCAGTCCTCGACAACGTCCCGATCGTCAAGCTCTTCGAGGGCCAGAAGATCGTGCTCGAAGCGCGCGCCACCCTGAACACAGGGAGAGTACATGCCAAGTGGGAACCGACCACCGCCTGCGGGTACAAGAACTACCCGGTTGTCACCATCGGTGAGAACTGTGACGGGTGCGGCATGTGCATCGACGAGTGCCCTCGCGGCGTGCTTGAGATCAAGGACAGACAGGCACACGTGGTCGATGGAAAACTTGAGGCATGCTCCCTCTGTAAACTCTGCGAGAAAGCGTGCCTGACCACCGGTATCGGCACCGAGCCTGCGATCACCATCAGGTCCGACATTTCAAAGTTCATCTTTGTCGTGGAAAGCGATGGTTCGTTGCCTGTTCTGACAATCATCGAAAAAGGACTTGAATACATCAGAAAGCAATCAACGGATCTCTCAGAGACGTTGGTCGAGATAGCCGGAGTGAATTAGATGGCAAAGGGAACATACCAGAAGACGAACCCCCGTCTTTCGTATCTCGTTGCGCTGCTCAAAGAGACGGCACGAGAAAACGACGCGAAGGTCTGGCGGGTCATCGCACAAAATCTGGAAGCACCCAGCAACAACTATGCTGAGGTCAACATCGGAAAGATCAACCGGTACGCCCAGGACGGCGAAACGATCCTGGTCCCCGGCAAGGTGCTCGGAAGCGGCGTGCTGAACCAGAAGGTCTCGGTTGCGGCACTTAGCTTCTCCGAGTCCGCGATCGGCAAGATCACCGGCCTTGACGGCTCGTGCATGACCATTGAAGAACTGGTCGCACAGAACCCGAAGGGTACAGGCGTGAGGATACTGAGGTGAGAATCATGGTGACGATCATCAATGCAGAAGGACTGCTCCTTGGGCGGCTTGCAAGCAACGTCGCACGGCGCTCACTTCAGGGTGAGAAGTTCGCCCTCGTGAACGTTGAGAAGGTAATCGTTTCCGGCCACCGTGCCATGGTGCTCGGCAACTACCACCACAAGCGTCAGCGCGGCTCGCGCGAAGGCGGCCCGTTCTTCCCGAGAAGACCGGACCACATCATGAGGCGGACGGTTCGCGGCATGCTCCCGTACAAGCGCCAGCGGGGAGCCGAGGCATTCAGGAACGTCATGGCCTATGTCGGCGTCCCGGTCGAGTTCCAGGGCAGAGAAGCCGAATTTGAGACCATCGAACAGGCAGGGATCGAGCGGTTGAACAACCCGAGATATGTCACCCTCGGTGAGATCAGCACCACGCTCGGGGCCAAGTACTGAAGGTGAGTAAGATGGCAAAGGTCGTAAATACAAGCGGTAAGAGAAAGACCGCAATCGCACGGGCAACCCTCAAGGAAGGAAACGGGCGGATACGGATCAACTCCGTACCCCTCGAGATCTACGCGACCGAACTGGTGCGCATGAAGATCTCCGAGCCGCTCCACCTCATCCCGAACACCATCGATGGCGTTGACGTCTCTATCGAAGTGAGCGGGGGCGGGATGATGGGTCAGGCCGAGGCTGTCAGGACCGCGCTTGCTCGCGGCATCCTCGAATGGACCAACGATCCCAAGGTCAAGGACACCTTCATCACCTATGACCGCACTCTCCTCGTCAATGACTCGAGGCAGAAGGAAGCCAAGAAGCCGCACGGCCGTGGCGCACGCGCAAAGTTCCAAAAGTCTTATCGGTGAGCCAGACAAACACCATAGAGGAAAATCGAGATATGATCCCGGTCAGATG
Proteins encoded in this window:
- a CDS encoding Zn-ribbon domain-containing protein codes for the protein MPHKCTKCGREFEDGSTEILRGCPSCGGKKFLYIGESKRHDDVLEGKTIEELASETDTEEIEVPETPSPPRKTEEVRDRIDRYDQVEAIRVLEPGTYELNIEKLARDEEMVVGFGKEGKYFVDIFSMGKRKKKQ
- a CDS encoding DUF2073 domain-containing protein; the encoded protein is MIQGVQIDFLSAERMDRLTMMEKVRLILDDVRDGNIVVLEKGLAPDEQSKLIEVTMMEIRPDGFSGIELETYPVKGGGEGFGGFFSKLVGKKSESRLTVIGPANQLKTIKKDENLIRAWVSSR
- a CDS encoding Era-like GTP-binding protein, whose protein sequence is MNFLIRAKLTVSNLFHAFFRKKKSKIGIYGPPNAGKTTLANRIVRDWTGDAIGPVSEIPHETRRARRKENITISGSNGNSIMIDIVDTPGVTTKIDYNEFLEYGLEKDEAVIRAREATEGVAEAMHWLRDDIDGVIYMLDSTQDPFMQVNIMMIGIIESRKLPVVIVANKIDLPDAAPQRIRSAFPQHPVVPISGMEGDNIEMLYEKMAETFR
- a CDS encoding cyclic nucleotide-binding/CBS domain-containing protein; the protein is MANARDTIYVETRVPLKEVMRGSPTTIEAEATVAKAAARMCRSEVGSCIVLSGNVPIGIVTEQDMNCKVVARDLKPSSIYVREIMSTPLITIDSERTVGEAAQMMIRHRVRRLPVVENGKVTGIVTVRDLLSVANELNEIMSDLIVINREENYSMGVCDRCGKMSDSLVTMDAMMLCNDCREEERLR
- a CDS encoding CBS domain-containing protein, whose product is MKVADDVRVRIPVLTTADPMTRARQILRDDTFREIAITDTKGRYVGYINITDALKVTTTKSDVQIEGFVRDGAVVKPDDSLIVVARAIREKKSDSAVITNNDGQVLGAVLLSEIFPILCTREELRGTVADHMHRSPGVCEADDPVSRVYAKMIEEGIAAFPVMKSRHLIGIISRRDILNSGRVRKTLESGGKVPVESVMVTPVIAIGPDESLRSAAERMVEHDLSQMPVLDGDVLVGMIDRHGVLNGLSARE
- a CDS encoding CBS domain-containing protein, with translation MHKNNQTMKQGDRLLKMPGKLDRGPIEFKSRIAGSEGEVMGIATRGVISVPQTMTIIGAVETMTAYGFRRLPITDAGTHRLRGIMTARDIIDFLGGGDRFNLVRVKHGGNLLSAINESVREVMTQRVTTMPHTATIAGAAEIIVTKKIGGLPIVDEEEALAGIVTERDVMKALATEDTDVTVEEVMSTGLRVTGPDTPIGSVTREMITHGFRRLPLVSDDVLFGIISASDIMKYLGSGEIFTRLSTGDVAEVMGLPVRTLTGAELYTTTPNTNINDAALKMLQKGVGALPVIEEGKLIGLITEFDLVKAFYEE
- a CDS encoding CBS domain-containing protein, giving the protein MKAEDVMSSPVRVVSPEDTVAYARNQMIKHKISRVLVMDGGKLAGIFTKKDIVYRLRQTEPIWRRRPIDRIPVSVLMTTEPVAVGPDTPMREIAALMLDRSISGIPVVNDGEVIGIVTKSDILRSAAARSLTTPLSDLMENPVTVSRYHSLDHIIDLLSERDEKLIAVNNDGTLAGIITETNLAFFIYRNESGGIPERDITMLRKEASGGRKAYRYVQEASAVAEDVMTHPVLTAPPETSAADAVQMMIDRRINSVVIVRGSEVLGIVKRDNILQEVAK
- a CDS encoding CBS domain-containing protein; the protein is MSEELYIHIKDIMAKPVTIAKSAPITDALDKMLDENIDPLIVTDNGTVVGTISRQAIAETIGKKRNATIPPTKIHVANTVEGEFTAAYPDQGIEILPTLLQHAKIVVVFDEDHKLIGQVSYGDLLKVVQPSKQVKEILEPASTINVEERVVHLRRRMMDEDIARFLVTDENGAPIGIVTETDVARAMVAFREVVEGKYQDHRIRNLLVRDIMSAPLISVNASMPVGEVIDTMLTKKISSLPITDGNGHIAGIVTRTSLIQAL
- a CDS encoding deoxyhypusine synthase, with protein sequence MNPRRSVCPTTDVPSLVAAMSESGFQGRKLGESVKIWSEMIQDPDCTILLGLSGAMVPAGMQECLIELVRHRYVDAIVSTGANIFHDIAEHLGINHYLGHHHVDDESLYRQGIDRIYDVFAYEDEFRSVDRRVAKFAAELAPYHASSADFLNRLGHHITEVAPAGRSILATCTQMGVPVFVPALGDSSLGIALTVARREGVDIAIDQIADADELTRIVEMSKKTGVVYIGGGVPKNFIQQTQVIASMHDRDLGGHAYAVQYTTDAPHWGGLSGCTFEEAISWGKESVETKRVQCFCDATIAIPIAVSALIGSGLVRPYARGD
- a CDS encoding 30S ribosomal protein S13, giving the protein MDQEEEIKYFVRIRDTDLDGTKMALIALTGIKGVGRHAATYIVNKAQVDSHALLGKMSDEDVERLRTAVDEFSESVPSWMLNRPIDVLSGKPRHLLASEVDLTLEEDINTMRKIRSYSGIRHETGQKVRGQRTKSTGRTGTTVGVKRKKD
- a CDS encoding 30S ribosomal protein S4 translates to MGYPGKNHKQYSTPKRRFEKTRLEEEAKIVIEFGLRNKRELWKAESALRKYRKATREILALRSAGTDLKQAETKKAQLLNHLERYGLLSGESDIEDILALKSEQALERRLQTLVYRKGLARSPKQARQLITHGHIIVSGHRVTIPGYLVPRSEEASIGYYAHSPLAAESHAERSRITGR
- a CDS encoding 30S ribosomal protein S11; amino-acid sequence: MAADKEKWGIAHIFASFNNTIITVTDLSGAETITKSSGGMVVKQDRNESSPYAAMQMAMNIANSVREKGLIGLHVKVRAPGQGKQRSPGPGAQAAIRALARAGIRIGKIEDVTPVPHDSIRQKGGRRGRRV
- a CDS encoding DNA-directed RNA polymerase subunit D — encoded protein: MQIEFARIDDDAARFVLSGATPAFANALRRTMIGEVPTLAIEDVKIYDNSSVLFDEILAHRLGLIPIKTDLSRFVKQEDCSCEGAGCPLCSVTFTMSVEGPGMVYSSDLIPDDPETRPVLDNVPIVKLFEGQKIVLEARATLNTGRVHAKWEPTTACGYKNYPVVTIGENCDGCGMCIDECPRGVLEIKDRQAHVVDGKLEACSLCKLCEKACLTTGIGTEPAITIRSDISKFIFVVESDGSLPVLTIIEKGLEYIRKQSTDLSETLVEIAGVN
- a CDS encoding 50S ribosomal protein L18e codes for the protein MAKGTYQKTNPRLSYLVALLKETARENDAKVWRVIAQNLEAPSNNYAEVNIGKINRYAQDGETILVPGKVLGSGVLNQKVSVAALSFSESAIGKITGLDGSCMTIEELVAQNPKGTGVRILR
- a CDS encoding 50S ribosomal protein L13, translated to MVTIINAEGLLLGRLASNVARRSLQGEKFALVNVEKVIVSGHRAMVLGNYHHKRQRGSREGGPFFPRRPDHIMRRTVRGMLPYKRQRGAEAFRNVMAYVGVPVEFQGREAEFETIEQAGIERLNNPRYVTLGEISTTLGAKY
- a CDS encoding 30S ribosomal protein S9, with translation MAKVVNTSGKRKTAIARATLKEGNGRIRINSVPLEIYATELVRMKISEPLHLIPNTIDGVDVSIEVSGGGMMGQAEAVRTALARGILEWTNDPKVKDTFITYDRTLLVNDSRQKEAKKPHGRGARAKFQKSYR